The Desulfobacterales bacterium genome contains the following window.
CCTATAGCAGTCTTGCGCCCCTACCTGATGAAAAAGGAGAATTACTATCATCAATTTCCTTCCCCCCTTGTGGGGGAAGGTCAGGATGGGGGGTTAAATTCACAATAATAACCTTTTTTATAGCCTCAATATCTTGAAAGACCTCATGGTTCCAGAACCTTATCACTCTAAATCCTTGAGAATGAAGCCATTGTTCACGTTGATGGTCATAACTGCGTCGACGTGCATGTTGTCCTCCATCCAGTTCAATGACCAGTCTATTTTCAAAACAAACAAAATCAACAATATATTTTCCGACGGGAGATTGTCTGCGAAACTTGTAGCCCTTTAACTGGCGGCCGCGAATGTGTCGCCAGAGCAATTGCTCGGCATCCGTTAGATTTTTCCTCAGATGCCTGGCAGTTGAGAGCATGTTATCCCCCCATCCCGGCCTTCCCGGCCTTCCCCCGCAAGGGGGGAAGGAGCAGTTTAGCGGCCTTACCCCACAAGATAGAAATGGGTTTCGTCCCCCTGGTCCCCGACCCCCGACCCCTGACCCCTGACCAGCCTTCAGCCATCAGCCTAATCCACCTTTAGCCTATTTCACGCCATAATAGCCGAGGCTGCTTCTTCAAGGGTTGTGACACCTTCCAGAACCTTTGCAGCGGCATCTTCCATGAGTGTCGTCAGGGTCCCGGCCTGACGTGCGGCCCGGGTGATCTCCTGGGCCGAGCGCCGGTTTAAAATCATCTCCTGAACCATGTCATCGATTACCAAAACTTCGTAAATCCCGGAACGCCCCTTGAACCCCTTGTCCATGCAGTTGAAACAGCCGGTCCCCTGCATGAAAGTGGCGCCCTCAACCTTGTCCAAACCCCATGATTCCAAGGCCTTCTGGGGCGGCTGGTAGGGTTTTTTGCAATAATCGCAAATCCGCCGTACCAGTCGCTGGGCAACCGAAATCAGCATAACGGAAGAGACCAGAAAAGGTTCGATCCCCATATCGATGAAGCGGGTAATGGCCCCGGCAGCGTCATTGGTATGTACCGTACTCAAAACCCGGTGACCTGTCAGGGCTGCCTGCACGGCAATGCTTGCGGTTTCAGGGTCTCGAATTTCACCCACCATGATCACATCCGGGTCCTGCCGCATGACGGACCGGAGCCCGCTGGCAAACGTCATGCCGGCTTTGCGATTGAATTGAATCTGCCTAATTTTTTCCATCCGGTATTCCACCGGGTCTTCCAGCGTAATAATGTTGATATCCGGCTTGTTGATTTTTTTCAGCATGGAATAGACCGTGGTGCTTTTGCCGCTGCCTGTCGGGCCGGTACAAAGAATCATGCCATAAGGTTTAACTACCATGGATTCGATCTTATCCCTGTCGGGTGCGGACATACCGAGGTGCTCCAGCGAGTAAACGCCGGAGCTGGTGTCCAGCAGCCGGATAACCATGTTTTCGCCATAGATGGTCGGCAGGGTGGAGGTGCGGATATTGATTTCCTTATTATCCATCTTAATCGTAAAGCGGCCGTCCTGGGGCACCCTTGATAACGCGATGTCCATATTGGCCAGGATCTTAATTCTGGAAACGATCGGGAGCATCATGGCCTTGGGCGGCGCCGGCACGTCGTGCAGCTTGCCGTCAACCCTGAACCGAACTTGGACATAGTCCTTTTCCGGACTGATATGCACATCGCTGGCCCCTTCCCGTACCGCCTGGGCGAGAATCGAGTTCACTAAACGGACAACCGGCGCCTCTTCAGCCATGTCCTGGAGCGATCCGACTTCCACATCCTCTGTCAGCAAAGCCCGTTCGGCCTCCTCTTCCTTTTCATACTCCATATCTTCCAAAACGCCGCCGATACCGGAATAGGTGCCATACAGGCTGCCGATCAACTGGTTCATTTCCTGATCCGTACAAATAACCGTCTCTACTTCCGTATTGGTATGGACTTCAATGGCATCCAGCGTATTGATATCCATGGGGTCGGTCATGGCTACGGTCAGCAGGTAACGGGTTTTCCGGAGAGGTACCACCTGGTGCTTCTGAGCCATTTCCACAGGGACAACCCGGGCCAGTTCCATATCAACCGGATACTTATCGGGTGTATATTTTTTAACCCGCAATTGTTTCGAGATCTGATCGACGATCTGGGAACCGCTGACAACGCCCTCGCGCACCAGAAACTGCCCCAGCTTCAGGTTGGTCCGCTTTTGATTGGCTATGGCATGGTTAAGCTGTTCTTCCGTCAGCAGCCCGCCCTCTATGAGCATCTCGCCCAGTCTCTTTTTGATTCTCACTTCTTCACCAAATACGGATCGGCAAAAAACACCGTCCCATCATCCCAGCCGGTCATTATTTCTCCCTTTTTTGAAAAAACCGGCGGCAACTGCGCTAATCGCTCTCTGGCGATGGCTTCATCGAAAAAGTATTCCCGCAGTAAAATTGAAAACCGGATATCACCGGCAGGATTCCAGTTAGGCACCATACGAATGGGCGGCGCCGCATCCGGATACGATCGAAGGGCCTGAATGGCCTCGTCCAGCCGGTCCTTGTCTTCCAGTTTTACCCACCAGACCGCTTGCGGCAGCGGCTTTACGGCCGCCGGGATTGCCGGAACGGAAATCAAGCGGCCGGCATCAATTTGATTGGGGTTGGCTATTTGCGGGTTGGCCCCAAGAAGAGATTTTTGATGCTGATAGCTGAATTCACCGTAGACTTTCTCAATCAGTCGCCACAGGGTTTCATTTTGCTTTAAGGCAACCCGGCCCAGCAACGACGGAAATCTTTTTTTGTCTTCCCGCAACTGCTCGGCTGTCGCCGGTATCGTCGAAATGGTTGCTGCCTGAATTGAACCAGAGGCATCATTGCTATCCGTATTCAATGCAGATTCTTTTAACGTGCCTTCCCCACCGAATGAACGCTGTATCTCAGGAGTGGTGGCAGCAACCTGCTCCTGATGCGTTCCGGACGGGACGGACGTTCGGGTTTTCAACAGATCGGATATTTTAATTTTTGTCGGGAACAGTCCTGCCGCAAATATAATGATCGCCAGCGCAACCAGGCCGGTCGTCGTGACGCGCATCCATTTCGGGATCAACCCCGAAAATGAACGCTTCACGCAAGAACGCACCAGCATCCCGCCGGCCCGTGAGCGGTTCTGGATAATCATTGCCAGGATGCTGAGGTGACACAGATTGACGATCTTGCGCGGATACCCGCCCGAAGCCCTGTAGATCATCCAGAGGGCCGGAAGGGTAAACACGGCCGGCGGCTTGGGCGTTTCGCTGGATTGCCGGATACGAAACCGGATCATTTGGCGGGTATCCCGAAAATTCAGCGGGCTTAGAATGTGATAGAGATTAATCCTGTCCGCA
Protein-coding sequences here:
- a CDS encoding endonuclease domain-containing protein, with protein sequence MLSTARHLRKNLTDAEQLLWRHIRGRQLKGYKFRRQSPVGKYIVDFVCFENRLVIELDGGQHARRRSYDHQREQWLHSQGFRVIRFWNHEVFQDIEAIKKVIIVNLTPHPDLPPQGGKEIDDSNSPFSSGRGARLL
- a CDS encoding ATPase, T2SS/T4P/T4SS family — encoded protein: MRIKKRLGEMLIEGGLLTEEQLNHAIANQKRTNLKLGQFLVREGVVSGSQIVDQISKQLRVKKYTPDKYPVDMELARVVPVEMAQKHQVVPLRKTRYLLTVAMTDPMDINTLDAIEVHTNTEVETVICTDQEMNQLIGSLYGTYSGIGGVLEDMEYEKEEEAERALLTEDVEVGSLQDMAEEAPVVRLVNSILAQAVREGASDVHISPEKDYVQVRFRVDGKLHDVPAPPKAMMLPIVSRIKILANMDIALSRVPQDGRFTIKMDNKEINIRTSTLPTIYGENMVIRLLDTSSGVYSLEHLGMSAPDRDKIESMVVKPYGMILCTGPTGSGKSTTVYSMLKKINKPDINIITLEDPVEYRMEKIRQIQFNRKAGMTFASGLRSVMRQDPDVIMVGEIRDPETASIAVQAALTGHRVLSTVHTNDAAGAITRFIDMGIEPFLVSSVMLISVAQRLVRRICDYCKKPYQPPQKALESWGLDKVEGATFMQGTGCFNCMDKGFKGRSGIYEVLVIDDMVQEMILNRRSAQEITRAARQAGTLTTLMEDAAAKVLEGVTTLEEAASAIMA
- a CDS encoding AAA family ATPase, producing the protein MDYFRIIHLIKEPFSNSPDPEYFFQSRQHIECLQKLELALRLRRGLNVVIGEVGTGKTTLCRQLIRRFAGDKECETHLILDPYFSNSSEFLGTVAEMFTGFPPPADLNDWQLKEIIKKYIFRKGVDENKIVILIIDEGQKIPDFCLEIMREFLNFETNDYKLLQIAIFAQKEFENTLETYANFADRINLYHILSPLNFRDTRQMIRFRIRQSSETPKPPAVFTLPALWMIYRASGGYPRKIVNLCHLSILAMIIQNRSRAGGMLVRSCVKRSFSGLIPKWMRVTTTGLVALAIIIFAAGLFPTKIKISDLLKTRTSVPSGTHQEQVAATTPEIQRSFGGEGTLKESALNTDSNDASGSIQAATISTIPATAEQLREDKKRFPSLLGRVALKQNETLWRLIEKVYGEFSYQHQKSLLGANPQIANPNQIDAGRLISVPAIPAAVKPLPQAVWWVKLEDKDRLDEAIQALRSYPDAAPPIRMVPNWNPAGDIRFSILLREYFFDEAIARERLAQLPPVFSKKGEIMTGWDDGTVFFADPYLVKK